In Corylus avellana chromosome ca2, CavTom2PMs-1.0, the following proteins share a genomic window:
- the LOC132170443 gene encoding uncharacterized protein LOC132170443, with product MAERSPRRLRGHKATATCCIASRDRPGLVVTSGEDGCICWFDMRCKDVQLIMDVGEEPISSLCFKSGNEDIVYISLGKEVKCFDVHMAASWKPLESYTYNKEEINQLVCNSKSSFLAAADDSGEVKIIDVHQHCLYKTLRSGHTSICSSVQFLPWRPWEVITGGLDAKLVMWDFSKGRPYKVLDFSLPDMKSSGSTGQCFNPAFVHALAVPEADMLDKLDKLCVVARGDGAVDVINIDLELAAMKSKSSTKPWKGSQSRLKDGSPNADVGNLDQNRKQRLHLDYSFGGHTAAVSCVAFSLFGERGKFIISGGNDKSVKVWDWSTYLDAREANGNSEPPLNINLSKKVNWLCTTPTESENLVVCDTTKVVKVYSIS from the exons ATGGCAGAGAGAAGCCCGAGACGGCTAAGGGGTCACAAGGCCACAGCCACGTGCTGCATCGCCTCGCGTGACCGTCCTGGCCTCGTTGTCACTTCCGGCGAG GATGGTTGCATTTGCTGGTTTGATATGCGATGCAAAGATGTGCAACTTATCATGGATGTTGGGGAGGAACCCATTTCATCATTATGTTTCAAGTCAG GGAATGAAGATATCGTTTACATTTCTTTAGGAAAAGAAGTCAAGTGTTTTGATGTACATATG GCCGCCTCATGGAAGCCACTGGAGAGTTATACTTATAATAAAGAGGAGATAAATCAG CTTGTATGCAACTCTAAGTCCTCTTTTCTTGCTGCTGCAGACGACAGCGGAGAAGTTAAG ATCATTGACGTTCACCAGCATTGCCTTTATAAAACATTAAGATCTGGCCATACAAGT ATCTGTAGCAGTGTGCAGTTCCTTCCTTGGAGACCTTGGGAAg TTATTACTGGAGGTCTTGATGCGAAACTTGTTATGTGGGACTTCTCCAAAGGGCGCCCATACAAAGTTTTGGATTTTA GTTTGCCTGACATGAAGAGTAGTGGTAGTACGGGACAATGTTTTAATCCTGCTTTTGTCCATGCGCTAGCAGTTCCAGAAGCAGATATGTTAGACAAATTAGACAAGCTGTGTGTAGTCGCTAGGGGTGATGGTGCTGTTGATGTGATTAATATTGACTTGGAACTTGCCGCAATGAAGTCAAAAAGCTCCACAAAACCCTGGAAAGGATCTCAATCAAGATTAAAAGACGGTAGTCCAAATGCTGATGTAGGAAACCTGGatcaaaatagaaaacaaaggTTGCATTTGGATTACTCATTCGGTGGGCATACTGCTGCTGTCTCTTGTGT GGCATTTTCATTGTTTGGGGAAAGAGGGAAATTCATAATATCAGGAGGGAACGATAAATCTGTGAAGGTCTGGGATTGGTCCACCTATCTTGATGCAAGGGAAGCTAATGGCAACAGTGAGCCACCTTTGAACATCAATCTCAGCAAAAAA GTCAATTGGCTGTGTACCACTCCAACTGAATCAGAAAACCTTGTTGTTTGTGATACAACAAAAGTGGTAAAGGTCTACTCCATATCATAG